A single Verrucomicrobiota bacterium DNA region contains:
- the mpl gene encoding UDP-N-acetylmuramate:L-alanyl-gamma-D-glutamyl-meso-diaminopimelate ligase, with protein MFSEIKSVHFIGVCGTAMASTAAAMQEKGFSVTGSDQKIYPPMSTFLAERKIEVMSGYAERNLAHKPDLIVIGNAISRGNPEAEFALDHKLRYCSLPELLKEFFIRGKRSIVVAGTHGKTTTTSLLTWVFEHNGLNPSFLIGGIPLNLRQGARFTDSDKSRAGSEWFVIEGDEYDTAFFDKRSKFVHYLPEVAIINNVEFDHADIFENLAAIQTSFKHFIRLIPRNGLLLANGDDANLAPLLNVTHCPVKRFGLGEGNAVRAFNIRYGPTATEFEIPSFKFHTNLVGELNVRNALAVVACAKHCGLSNKQIQSAFDTFKGIKRRMEVRGISGGVTVVDDFGHHPTAIRETLSALRIKYPSQKIWAIFEPRSNTTRRNVFQQELVTAFADADAVVVSQVARLELLSPSERLDPARLMQDLKTAGKGAAYLPDVDAIVEHTAKNVQGGDVVCVFSNGDFGGIHRKLLARLGRI; from the coding sequence ATGTTTTCCGAAATCAAATCAGTCCACTTCATCGGCGTCTGCGGCACCGCCATGGCCTCGACGGCTGCAGCGATGCAAGAGAAAGGCTTTTCCGTCACCGGTTCAGATCAAAAAATCTATCCGCCGATGTCCACCTTCCTCGCCGAGCGGAAGATCGAGGTGATGTCCGGTTACGCTGAGCGCAACCTCGCGCACAAGCCCGACCTCATCGTCATCGGCAACGCCATTTCGCGCGGGAATCCCGAAGCTGAGTTCGCCCTGGATCACAAACTGCGCTATTGCTCGTTGCCGGAATTGCTCAAGGAATTCTTCATTCGTGGTAAACGCTCCATCGTCGTTGCTGGCACGCATGGCAAGACGACCACGACTTCGCTGCTCACGTGGGTTTTCGAGCACAACGGTTTGAATCCAAGTTTTCTCATCGGGGGCATTCCCCTGAACCTGCGGCAGGGGGCGCGTTTCACCGACTCCGATAAATCGCGAGCGGGCAGCGAGTGGTTTGTCATTGAGGGCGACGAATACGACACGGCGTTCTTCGACAAGCGTAGCAAGTTTGTTCATTACCTGCCGGAGGTCGCGATCATCAACAATGTGGAGTTCGATCACGCGGACATTTTTGAAAATCTCGCTGCAATCCAGACTTCTTTCAAACATTTCATCCGGCTGATCCCGCGGAACGGTCTTCTGCTCGCCAACGGCGATGATGCCAACCTCGCGCCGCTGTTGAATGTGACGCATTGCCCGGTGAAACGTTTTGGCCTGGGCGAAGGCAACGCCGTTCGAGCCTTCAACATCCGGTACGGTCCGACCGCGACTGAGTTCGAGATTCCCAGCTTCAAGTTCCACACGAACTTGGTTGGGGAACTCAATGTGCGTAATGCGCTGGCGGTGGTGGCGTGCGCGAAGCATTGCGGGCTGTCGAACAAACAAATCCAGTCGGCGTTCGATACGTTTAAGGGGATCAAGCGGCGGATGGAAGTGCGCGGTATCAGCGGCGGCGTGACGGTGGTGGATGATTTCGGGCATCACCCGACGGCGATTCGCGAGACGTTGAGCGCGTTGCGAATCAAATATCCGAGCCAAAAAATCTGGGCCATCTTCGAGCCGCGCAGCAACACGACGCGACGAAATGTTTTTCAACAGGAACTCGTGACTGCCTTCGCCGATGCCGACGCCGTGGTGGTTTCACAGGTTGCGCGGTTGGAATTGTTGTCGCCCAGCGAACGTCTCGATCCGGCGCGGTTGATGCAGGATTTGAAGACTGCGGGGAAAGGTGCCGCGTATCTGCCGGATGTGGACGCGATTGTGGAGCACACCGCGAAGAATGTTCAAGGCGGCGACGTGGTCTGTGTGTTCAGCAACGGCGATTTTGGCGGGATTCACCGGAAATTGCTGGCACGCTTGGGGCGTATTTGA
- the gatB gene encoding Asp-tRNA(Asn)/Glu-tRNA(Gln) amidotransferase subunit GatB, with amino-acid sequence MDYEAVIGLETHVQLKTKSKMWCGCANAFGAPPNTNVCPVCLGMPGVLPVANDEALRLTALTGLLLNCQIPRFAKFDRKSYFYPDMPKNYQITQYDKPSTINGYVDFEFNGGISRVRITRAHLEEDVGKNIHFERNSGVDFNRAGVPLMEIVSEPDITSANMAYEYLNALKDILIYGGVSDCDMEKGMVRCDVNVSVRPKGTKELGAKIEIKNMNSFSGVRKALEYEIPRQLEVLKKGGELHQSTRRWDDVGGITEEMRTKEHAHDYRYFPDPDLMPFEPSDEWLAAVRTRVVELPMARKQRFMRDYQLPAGDAQTFVWDVALGNYFEGIAKPAKNPKAVANWVINNLRAMLAEVALTPSLSPSDGERVAKPGEGLLNLKFKPDALLELVGLVENKTISSSAAQQVFAEMFDTGKSPAAIVQEKGLAQVSDTGAIEKFCDEVIAANPGPANDFKSGKAAALNFLKGQVMKLSKGKANPALVGEILERKLKG; translated from the coding sequence ATGGACTACGAAGCTGTCATCGGACTGGAAACCCACGTCCAGTTGAAAACCAAATCAAAAATGTGGTGCGGATGCGCCAATGCGTTTGGCGCGCCGCCGAATACAAACGTCTGCCCGGTTTGTCTGGGAATGCCCGGCGTGTTGCCGGTGGCCAACGACGAGGCGCTGCGCCTGACGGCGCTGACAGGCCTTCTGCTTAACTGCCAGATTCCCCGCTTCGCCAAATTCGATCGGAAGAGTTACTTCTATCCGGACATGCCGAAGAATTACCAGATCACCCAATACGACAAACCGTCCACAATCAATGGCTACGTGGATTTCGAATTCAACGGCGGCATTTCGCGCGTGCGGATTACTCGCGCGCATCTGGAAGAGGACGTGGGCAAGAACATTCATTTCGAGCGCAACAGCGGTGTCGATTTCAACCGCGCCGGCGTGCCGCTCATGGAGATCGTTTCCGAGCCGGACATCACCAGCGCGAACATGGCCTACGAATATCTCAACGCGCTCAAGGACATATTGATCTACGGTGGAGTTAGCGATTGCGATATGGAGAAAGGCATGGTGCGCTGCGACGTGAACGTGAGCGTGCGACCCAAGGGCACGAAAGAACTCGGCGCCAAGATCGAGATCAAAAACATGAACAGCTTCAGCGGCGTGCGGAAGGCGTTGGAGTACGAAATCCCCCGCCAGCTCGAGGTGTTAAAGAAAGGCGGAGAGCTGCACCAGTCCACCCGTCGCTGGGACGACGTGGGCGGCATCACTGAAGAGATGCGCACCAAGGAGCACGCGCATGACTATCGTTATTTCCCCGATCCCGACCTGATGCCCTTCGAGCCAAGCGACGAGTGGCTGGCCGCAGTGAGGACGCGCGTGGTGGAACTGCCGATGGCGCGCAAGCAACGGTTCATGCGCGATTACCAATTGCCAGCCGGCGACGCGCAGACTTTTGTTTGGGACGTGGCGCTGGGAAATTATTTTGAAGGGATTGCGAAGCCAGCGAAGAACCCTAAAGCCGTCGCGAACTGGGTCATCAACAACCTGCGTGCAATGCTGGCAGAAGTTGCCCTCACCCCGTCCCTCTCCCCATCGGATGGGGAGAGGGTGGCGAAGCCGGGTGAGGGGTTGCTCAACCTCAAATTCAAACCGGACGCATTGCTCGAACTGGTCGGCTTGGTGGAAAACAAAACCATCAGCAGTTCCGCCGCGCAGCAAGTCTTTGCCGAAATGTTCGACACCGGAAAATCTCCGGCCGCCATTGTTCAGGAGAAGGGTCTGGCCCAGGTCAGCGACACCGGCGCGATTGAAAAATTCTGCGACGAAGTCATTGCCGCGAATCCCGGCCCGGCGAATGATTTCAAATCTGGCAAAGCCGCCGCGCTGAATTTCCTCAAAGGCCAGGTGATGAAGTTGAGCAAGGGCAAGGCGAACCCCGCGCTCGTGGGCGAGATTCTGGAGCGGAAGTTGAAGGGTTGA
- a CDS encoding alpha/beta hydrolase — MTLRRFVRLVLLSLLAVVLLIGISVGSVWWYFHPAVTRTDGIVYTERHGHKLSFDIVRPAHPNGLGILLMVSGGWHSSTNDFRPFMAAPLIRRGYTVFAVSHLSQPKATVMEIVEDVNRATRFIRFHAREYGIDPDRIGVTGGSAGGHLSLMLATRGGSGPSDAADPVDRASSAVQAAAIFYPVTDLLNLGPSTENLGDGGPPKSFLKAFGPQGTNLAVWKVIGREVSPIYYITTNLPPTLIIHGGADTLVPLEQSEHFQTQARAIGRNVELIIRPGKQHGWLTMFWDFRLCADWFDKYLRK; from the coding sequence ATGACATTACGTCGCTTCGTTCGCCTGGTTCTCTTGAGCCTGTTGGCAGTGGTCCTATTGATCGGCATCAGTGTCGGCAGTGTGTGGTGGTATTTCCATCCAGCCGTCACGCGCACCGACGGGATCGTTTACACCGAACGGCACGGTCACAAACTCAGTTTCGACATCGTCCGCCCTGCGCATCCGAACGGCTTGGGCATCCTGCTGATGGTCAGCGGCGGCTGGCATTCCTCAACAAATGACTTTCGTCCGTTCATGGCGGCACCGTTGATTCGTCGCGGCTACACGGTGTTCGCGGTTTCGCATCTTTCCCAACCGAAGGCCACAGTCATGGAGATCGTGGAGGATGTGAATCGGGCGACGCGGTTTATCCGGTTTCATGCGCGGGAGTACGGTATCGACCCGGATCGCATCGGCGTGACGGGCGGCAGCGCGGGCGGACACTTGAGTTTGATGCTCGCCACGCGCGGTGGCTCCGGTCCAAGCGACGCCGCCGATCCGGTGGATCGCGCAAGCAGCGCAGTCCAGGCGGCAGCCATTTTTTATCCAGTAACCGATCTGCTCAATCTCGGCCCTTCGACGGAGAATCTCGGCGACGGCGGGCCGCCAAAAAGTTTCCTCAAAGCGTTTGGGCCGCAAGGCACCAATCTGGCCGTCTGGAAAGTCATCGGGCGGGAGGTGTCGCCGATTTACTACATCACGACGAATCTGCCGCCCACGCTGATCATCCACGGTGGCGCGGACACGTTGGTGCCGTTGGAACAATCCGAACATTTTCAGACGCAGGCGCGCGCCATCGGACGCAACGTGGAACTCATTATTCGTCCCGGCAAACAACATGGCTGGCTGACGATGTTTTGGGATTTCCGGTTGTGCGCCGACTGGTTCGACAAATATTTGCGGAAATGA
- a CDS encoding pyridoxal phosphate-dependent aminotransferase yields the protein MNYKISHRAAALTPSLTLAIDSKAKQMKADGIDVVGFGAGEPDFDTPQHIKDACAKALADGFTKYTPAAGIPELRQAIADKFKRDNGLTYKPSQIIVSCGGKHSCFNVILATCEEGDEVIIPSPYWLSYPEMVKLAGATPVIVPTSDETEFKVTADQLRAAITPRTRLFILNSPSNPTGSLYTRDEIKALGDICVEKGVLIMSDEIYEKLVYDGATHTSVASFSPAHYEHTVVVHGFAKAYSMTGWRLGYLAAPEPIAKAIDAIQSHSTSNPTSFAQKGAVAALNGPQDHLPVWLAEYARRRAYAWKKLSSIPGISCVNAKGAFYLFPNISKLGLKSTEFCARLLEQEKVAAVPGIAFGADDYLRISYATSMANIEKGLERLERFCKNLVK from the coding sequence ATGAACTATAAAATTTCGCATCGCGCCGCGGCGCTGACTCCGTCGCTCACACTGGCCATTGATTCCAAGGCCAAGCAGATGAAGGCGGACGGCATTGACGTCGTCGGCTTTGGCGCCGGCGAACCGGACTTCGATACGCCGCAACACATCAAGGACGCCTGTGCCAAGGCGCTCGCCGACGGCTTCACCAAATACACGCCCGCCGCCGGCATCCCGGAGTTGCGCCAGGCCATCGCCGACAAATTCAAACGCGACAACGGCCTCACTTACAAACCGTCGCAGATCATCGTCTCATGCGGTGGCAAACACTCCTGTTTCAACGTCATCCTCGCTACCTGTGAAGAAGGCGACGAAGTCATCATCCCTTCGCCTTACTGGTTGAGTTACCCGGAAATGGTCAAGCTCGCCGGTGCCACGCCGGTCATCGTGCCCACCAGCGACGAAACCGAATTCAAAGTCACAGCCGACCAACTGCGCGCCGCCATCACTCCGCGCACGCGCCTGTTCATTTTGAATTCGCCCAGCAATCCGACGGGTTCGCTCTACACCCGCGACGAAATCAAAGCCCTCGGCGACATCTGCGTCGAGAAAGGCGTGCTCATTATGAGCGACGAGATTTACGAGAAACTCGTCTATGACGGCGCGACCCACACGAGCGTCGCAAGTTTTTCACCGGCACATTACGAACATACCGTCGTTGTTCACGGTTTCGCCAAGGCGTATTCGATGACCGGCTGGCGGCTCGGTTACCTCGCCGCGCCGGAGCCGATCGCCAAAGCCATCGACGCCATTCAAAGCCACAGCACGAGCAACCCCACTTCCTTTGCGCAAAAGGGTGCCGTCGCCGCGCTCAACGGCCCGCAGGATCATTTGCCGGTCTGGCTGGCGGAGTACGCGAGGCGCCGCGCCTACGCGTGGAAAAAGTTAAGCAGCATTCCCGGCATCAGTTGCGTCAATGCCAAAGGTGCATTCTACCTGTTCCCGAACATCTCCAAGCTCGGCCTCAAATCCACCGAGTTCTGCGCAAGACTGTTGGAACAGGAAAAAGTCGCCGCTGTGCCTGGCATCGCGTTTGGCGCCGACGATTACCTGCGCATCAGCTACGCCACCAGTATGGCGAACATTGAGAAGGGATTGGAACGGCTGGAACGCTTCTGCAAGAACCTGGTAAAATAA
- a CDS encoding prepilin-type N-terminal cleavage/methylation domain-containing protein, whose product MAFTLIELLVVIAIIAILAALLLPALARAKDKARAIACLSNLKQLGTCWQLYVLDNHDVLPPNDSVMSMGGGVIAKDISWCPDHARTDTNTVDLESGVLFKYNRSVAIYHCPADQSKIETSSGQLLSQLRNRSYNMSQSVNGFPEFQDAFNVIANIPAWKKFSEIRKPSPTQLFVFIDEHADTLLDAQFGNPPVGSIYFPQDIWFDMPADRHNQGCNFSFADGHAERWRWKAPKVFRFLGQKPDPDEMPDYRRIQNAMKQWSDD is encoded by the coding sequence ATGGCTTTCACGTTGATCGAACTCCTCGTGGTCATCGCCATCATTGCCATCCTCGCCGCGCTGTTGTTGCCGGCTCTCGCCCGAGCCAAGGACAAGGCCCGCGCCATCGCCTGCCTGAGCAATCTCAAGCAACTGGGAACCTGCTGGCAACTCTACGTGCTCGACAATCATGACGTCCTTCCGCCGAACGACTCGGTCATGTCGATGGGCGGCGGCGTCATCGCCAAAGACATCTCCTGGTGTCCGGACCACGCGCGCACCGACACCAACACCGTCGATCTGGAGAGCGGCGTGCTGTTCAAATACAATCGCTCCGTGGCCATCTACCATTGTCCCGCTGACCAATCGAAGATCGAAACCTCCTCCGGCCAGCTCCTCTCCCAGCTTCGCAACCGCAGTTACAACATGAGCCAATCCGTCAATGGATTCCCAGAATTTCAGGACGCCTTCAACGTCATCGCCAACATTCCAGCCTGGAAAAAGTTTTCGGAAATCCGCAAGCCTTCCCCGACCCAACTTTTCGTGTTCATCGATGAACATGCCGACACCTTGCTCGACGCTCAATTTGGTAACCCGCCCGTTGGCTCGATTTATTTCCCGCAAGACATCTGGTTTGATATGCCCGCCGACCGGCATAATCAGGGCTGCAACTTTTCATTCGCTGACGGTCATGCCGAACGTTGGCGTTGGAAAGCCCCGAAGGTATTCCGTTTTCTCGGTCAGAAACCCGACCCGGACGAAATGCCGGATTATCGCCGCATCCAAAATGCCATGAAGCAATGGTCCGATGATTGA
- a CDS encoding M23 family metallopeptidase, producing MVTRAASHTRGGVVILLLSLTAAYAPAQTFQLPTANHSLFEKGSEEKFFVGVVGKPWTSGTFGCVRSGGAQFHEGLDIRCLQRDKRGEPIDPVMATADGTVAYINRKPSLSNFGNYIILRHQIDGLEIYSTYAHLRSIREGLKIGQTVKASETIAILGRTSNTHEGISKDRAHVHFELDLFLNDHFASWFKKAFPGERNDHGDWNGRNLVGLDPRLILLAQQSEWKKFSTLDFIRHQTELCRVFVRATHFPWLKRYGALIRHNPTAEKEGVIGYEIALNFNGLAFELIPRSASEIKSRSRFQLLSVNEAEHEKNPCGRLVTKKGRRWELSNQGMHLLELLTTP from the coding sequence ATGGTAACCCGCGCTGCGAGTCACACCCGAGGCGGAGTGGTCATCCTTCTGCTTTCCCTGACTGCCGCTTACGCTCCAGCCCAAACCTTTCAATTACCCACGGCCAACCACTCACTCTTTGAAAAAGGCAGCGAAGAAAAATTCTTTGTCGGGGTCGTCGGCAAACCCTGGACCAGCGGCACCTTCGGCTGCGTCCGGAGCGGCGGCGCGCAATTCCACGAAGGACTGGACATCCGCTGCTTGCAACGCGACAAGCGCGGCGAACCCATCGACCCGGTCATGGCCACCGCCGATGGCACTGTCGCCTACATCAACAGGAAACCTTCACTCTCCAACTTTGGAAATTACATTATCTTGCGGCATCAGATTGATGGACTGGAAATTTATTCCACTTACGCCCATCTACGCAGCATCCGCGAGGGATTGAAAATCGGGCAGACCGTCAAAGCCAGCGAAACCATCGCCATCTTGGGACGGACGAGCAACACGCACGAGGGCATTTCCAAAGATCGCGCGCACGTTCACTTTGAACTGGATCTATTCCTTAACGACCACTTTGCGAGCTGGTTCAAAAAAGCCTTTCCCGGCGAGCGCAACGATCATGGCGACTGGAATGGCCGCAATCTCGTCGGGCTTGATCCGCGATTGATCCTGTTGGCTCAGCAATCCGAATGGAAAAAATTCAGCACGCTCGATTTCATCCGCCATCAAACTGAACTCTGCCGGGTGTTCGTGCGGGCAACGCATTTTCCCTGGCTGAAGCGCTACGGCGCGTTGATCCGCCACAATCCGACTGCGGAAAAAGAAGGCGTGATCGGTTATGAAATCGCGCTCAACTTTAACGGTCTGGCCTTTGAACTCATCCCACGTTCCGCTTCGGAAATCAAAAGCCGGAGCAGATTTCAACTCCTCTCGGTCAATGAAGCCGAACACGAGAAAAATCCATGCGGCCGATTGGTCACGAAGAAAGGCAGGCGGTGGGAGTTGAGCAATCAAGGGATGCATCTGCTGGAACTGTTGACCACCCCATAG
- the cysK gene encoding cysteine synthase A: protein MGRIYNNIIETIGRTPLVKLNRVTDGAPATILLKCEFFNPLGSVKDRIGMSMIEDAEKRGVLKKETVIIEPTSGNTGIALAFVAAAKGYKLILTMPETMSLERRTLLAMLGAKLVLTPGTEGMKGAIARAEKLAKETPNSWIPQQFDNPANPEIHRKTTAEEIWEDTNGKVDILISAVGTGGTITGCYEVIKPRKPSFEAIAVEPKDSPVISQTLAGQPLKPGPHKIQGTGAGFVPKNLHLKDSKGNPQITECIQVTNDDSFSMARRLAKEEGILAGISTGANVVAAIEVAKRPENKGKMIVTIACSTGERYLSTPLAAEARAEVGG, encoded by the coding sequence ATGGGACGCATTTACAATAACATCATCGAAACCATCGGTCGCACGCCCCTCGTCAAATTAAACCGCGTCACCGATGGCGCACCCGCCACCATTTTGCTGAAGTGCGAGTTCTTTAATCCGTTGGGCAGTGTCAAGGACCGCATCGGCATGTCGATGATTGAAGACGCCGAGAAGCGCGGCGTGCTCAAGAAGGAAACGGTGATCATTGAGCCGACCAGTGGCAACACCGGCATCGCCCTGGCATTTGTGGCCGCGGCCAAGGGATACAAACTGATCCTGACGATGCCAGAGACGATGTCCTTGGAACGGCGCACGCTGCTGGCCATGTTGGGTGCGAAGCTGGTGTTGACTCCGGGAACGGAGGGTATGAAAGGCGCCATCGCCCGTGCGGAGAAACTGGCGAAGGAGACGCCGAACTCCTGGATTCCGCAACAGTTCGATAACCCGGCCAACCCCGAAATTCATCGTAAGACGACCGCTGAGGAAATCTGGGAGGATACCAACGGCAAGGTGGACATTCTCATCTCAGCAGTGGGGACGGGCGGCACGATCACCGGTTGCTACGAAGTCATCAAGCCCCGCAAACCGTCGTTTGAAGCCATCGCGGTAGAACCGAAGGATTCCCCGGTGATTTCTCAAACTCTGGCTGGGCAACCCCTCAAGCCCGGTCCGCATAAGATTCAAGGCACGGGCGCAGGGTTTGTTCCAAAAAACTTGCACCTGAAGGATTCCAAGGGCAATCCCCAGATCACCGAATGCATTCAGGTAACCAATGACGACTCGTTTTCCATGGCTCGCCGTCTGGCCAAGGAAGAAGGAATTCTGGCGGGCATCTCGACCGGCGCCAACGTCGTCGCCGCCATCGAAGTGGCTAAGCGCCCTGAAAACAAAGGCAAGATGATTGTCACCATAGCTTGTTCCACTGGTGAACGTTACCTGAGCACTCCGCTGGCAGCCGAAGCCAGAGCGGAAGTGGGTGGCTGA
- the rho gene encoding transcription termination factor Rho — translation MSNTTNSTSEIGSGYLEISEKGFGFLRSPESRFQPKPTDIFVTPDTIKRNFLREGCLVAGPIQPPHRGNSPQLKSVDLVNEMPFGDYTKAVRFENLTTIDPVEKFNLETAPDLLETRIIDLVTPIGKGTRGLIVAPPRTGKTTILKQIANAITANHPDVHVMVLLIDERPEEVTDFQRSVKAEVVASSNDQDLETHVRLSRFMIERCRRMVESGKDVFVLLDSITRVARAYNSVHGGSGRTMSGGVDARALEIPRKMFASARKIEEGGSLTIIATALVDTGSRMDELIFQEFKGTGNMELILDRKLSDRRLFPAIDIPKSSTRKEEKLFSAKQIESVRKLRRMMVDLNPVEAMETLLAALKKHKTNEELLAKLV, via the coding sequence ATGAGTAATACGACCAATTCCACGTCGGAGATCGGCTCCGGCTATTTGGAAATCTCCGAGAAAGGCTTCGGCTTTCTCCGTTCGCCGGAGAGCCGTTTCCAACCCAAACCCACCGACATCTTCGTCACGCCCGACACCATCAAACGGAACTTCCTCCGCGAAGGCTGCCTCGTCGCCGGGCCAATCCAGCCGCCGCACCGGGGCAACAGCCCGCAACTCAAATCGGTCGATCTGGTCAACGAAATGCCCTTTGGCGACTACACCAAAGCAGTCCGGTTTGAAAACCTGACGACGATCGACCCAGTCGAGAAGTTCAACCTCGAAACCGCGCCCGACCTGCTGGAAACCCGCATCATTGACCTCGTCACACCAATCGGCAAAGGCACACGCGGTTTGATCGTCGCCCCGCCCCGCACGGGTAAGACGACGATTCTCAAACAAATTGCCAACGCCATTACCGCGAACCATCCCGACGTTCATGTTATGGTTCTACTGATCGACGAGCGTCCCGAAGAAGTCACCGATTTCCAGCGCTCCGTCAAGGCCGAGGTCGTCGCGTCCTCCAACGACCAGGACCTGGAAACCCACGTGCGCCTCTCGCGCTTTATGATTGAACGGTGCCGCCGCATGGTGGAATCGGGAAAGGACGTGTTTGTGCTGCTCGATTCCATCACCCGCGTGGCGCGCGCCTACAACAGCGTGCATGGCGGCAGCGGCCGGACGATGTCCGGCGGCGTCGATGCCCGCGCGTTGGAAATCCCCCGCAAGATGTTCGCGTCCGCCCGCAAAATTGAAGAAGGCGGCTCGCTGACGATCATCGCCACGGCCCTCGTGGACACTGGCTCACGCATGGATGAACTGATTTTCCAAGAGTTCAAGGGCACGGGCAACATGGAGTTGATCCTCGACCGCAAGCTGTCCGATCGCCGCTTGTTTCCCGCGATCGATATTCCGAAAAGCAGCACGCGCAAAGAGGAAAAACTTTTTTCGGCCAAACAAATCGAGTCCGTTCGCAAGTTGCGCCGCATGATGGTGGACCTCAATCCGGTCGAAGCCATGGAAACTTTGCTGGCCGCGCTCAAGAAGCACAAGACCAACGAGGAGTTGCTGGCCAAGCTGGTGTAG